Proteins encoded together in one Hevea brasiliensis isolate MT/VB/25A 57/8 chromosome 16, ASM3005281v1, whole genome shotgun sequence window:
- the LOC110645362 gene encoding protein RER1B: MEGVGDDNGAPLAKWRSDFSRVFQYYLDRSTPHTMRRWLGTLAVAMIYVLRVYYLQGFYVVSYGLGIYILNLLIGFLSPKDDPELEALDGASLPTKGSDEFKPFIRRLPEFKFWYAITKAFVVAFLLTFFSVLDVPVFWPILLCYWIVLCFLTMKRQILHMIKYKYVPFNIGKQRYAGKKSTPTSSTATD; this comes from the exons ATGGAGGGAGTGGGAGATGACAATGGGGCACCTCTTGCTAAATGGAGGAGTGATTTTTCGAGGGTATTTCAGTATTATCTTGATAGATCAACCCCTCATACAATGCGGAGATGGCTAGGAACTTTGGCTGTGGCAATGATATATGTTTTACGAGTTTACTATCTTCAAGGGTTTTATGTTGTTTCTTATGGTCTGGGGATCTATATTTTGAATCTCTTGATTGGTTTTCTGTCGCCCAAGGATGATCCTGAGCTTGAAGCTTTGGATGGAGCTTCCTTGCCTACCAAAGGTTCTGATGAATTCAAACCTTTCATTCGCCGCCTACCTGAGTTCAAGTTCTG GTATGCCATCACAAAAGCTTTTGTTGTGGCTTTTCTTTTGACCTTCTTCTCTGTATTGGATGTACCTGTTTTCTGGCCGATATTGTTATGTTACTGGATTGTTCTATGTTTCCTTACAATGAAACGCCAAATCCTACATATGATCAAGTACAAATATGTCCCTTTCAATATTGGAAAGCAG AGGTACGCTGGTAAGAAATCAACTCCAACTAGCAGCACAGCCACAGACTGA
- the LOC110645361 gene encoding uncharacterized protein LOC110645361, with product MENNALRYGRASQPFSANSSKQRRSGYEPSDTETDWQESPLCDQNNSSIVGPPNPKMDLDLRRNISPMRHNGNFSSKFYDSSPKRDSMASPVRRRNTSKSPYRTRKEDGRPISPASVRRNVGPFSKSEHRRQVSPFKSGREEHDMCNNDQIIGSSIRKNRKTPNTEERGSFSKFGEVSRMSERSAHSHRSVTAPRTKAKEKDQENDHGHREQKGERTPSPLPRSMTSKQREREASHRNTPSVGELNEMVADIKMSRSAMLSASNFESTESISPGDIFFSRENTALMRQKNGLPKNGNNGAILIPRPTRFPQMDPALQQLSTTNDNIEHNLPRSLMSSGSRSTMISSSAASGQSSGKFSTESSKISDTSRTSMSWKKFAASRKKSQSSVWFSCMRGGPCRTSRSPEKQHFDEDLFIEKAFVVESLREFWADKHQPCSLNGFTCHKQEAQLLKQLVSLGNIPHILLKGPSGAGKRSLAMALLYEIFGDACRNISHDLRYFQVQEKREMQVAVPATYSVHHVELNVNLEPNAKYALMGIVKEISNTYAIVPEVSKVNFKPDYRVLVLYQVDKATENIQHLIKWIMDCYTDACKVILCCEDDVDIPESVKNRCKVIEVDAPVTHEIMEVLIQIARKEDFDLPMNFAARIAAKSKQNLRKAIMALEACKAHNYPFADDQPIPFGWEEVLVELATEILTDPSPKRLFSVRGKLQKLLLDFVHPELILLNLVGQFLKGVEASSRRELYYWHGYYDKRLPTGTSALLKLEEFVAKFMSIHRKSSSNCQYE from the exons ATGGAGAATAACGCATTGAGATATGGCAGAGCCTCTCAGCCTTTCTCTGCTAATTCCTCAAAGCAAAGGCGAAGCGGATATGAACCTTCTGATACAGAAACTGATTGGCAAGAAAGTCCTCTATGTGATCAGAATAACAGCAGTATAGTTGGTCCTCCGAATCCAAAGATGGATTTGGATTTAAGAAGAAACATTAGTCCTATGAGACATAACgggaatttttcttcaaaattttatgATTCTTCTCCTAAAAGGGACTCTATGGCCAGCCCAGTCCGGAGGAGAAACACCAGCAAGTCACCGTACAGGACGCGAAAAGAAGATGGTCGACCTATTTCACCAGCTTCAGTTCGTAGAAATGTTGGTCCCTTCTCAAAATCTGAGCATAGAAGGCAGGTTTCTCCATTTAAGTCTGGAAGAGAGGAGCATGATATGTGTAACAATGATCAGATTATAGGCTCTAGCATAAGGAAAAATCGTAAAACTCCTAACACAGAGGAAAGGGGTTCCTTCTCAAAATTCGGTGAAGTTAGTAGAATGAGCGAGAGATCAGCCCATAGTCATAGATCGGTAACTGCACCTAGAACAAAAGCCAAAGAGAAGGACCAAGAAAATGATCATGGTCACAGGGAGCAAAAGGGGGAGAGAACCCCATCACCTTTGCCAAGGAGCATGACTAGTAAACAAAGGGAGAGAGAAGCTTCTCACAGAAACACGCCTTCTGTTGGTGAACTAAATGAGATGGTAGCTGATATTAAGATGTCTAGAAGTGCCATGCTTAGTGCTTCAAATTTTGAAAGCACAGAGTCTATTTCTCCTGGTGACATCTTCTTTTCTCGCGAGAATACAGCCTTGATGAGGCAGAAGAATGGCTTGCCAAAAAATGGTAATAATGGAGCTATTCTGATCCCAAGGCCCACAAGGTTTCCCCAGATGGATCCCGCACTTCAACAGCTGAGCACAACTAACGATAATATTGAACATAACTTACCAAGATCTTTGATGAGTTCTGGTTCACGATCCACTATGATTTCCAGCTCGGCTGCAAGTGGACAGAGTAGTGGCAAGTTTAGCACTGAAAGCAGTAAGATAAGCGATACGAGTAGGACAAGTATGAGCTGGAAAAAATTCGCAGCAAGCAGAAAGAAGAGTCAATCAAGTGTTTGGTTTTCTTGTATGAGAGGGGGACCTTGCAGGACCTCAAGATCACCTGAAAAACAACATTTTGATGAAGATTTATTCATCGAGAAGGCATTCGTGGTCGAAAGCTTGAGAGAGTTTTGGGCTGATAAACATCAACCATGTTCTCTGAATGGATTTACATGCCACAAACAAGAAGCTCAACTTCTTAAGCAACTT GTATCTCTTGGTAATATTCCGCATATTTTGTTAAAGGGACCATCTGGTGCTGGAAAAAGATCACTAGCAATGGCTCTTCTATACGAAATATTTGGTGACGCTTGTCGAAAT ATATCTCATGATTTAAGATATTTCCAGGTTCAG GAAAAAAGGGAAATGCAAGTAGCTGTTCCAGCAACATACAGTGTTCACCATGTGGAGCTCAATGTGAACTTGGAACCAAAtgctaaatatgcactaatgggtaTTGTAAAGGAAATAAGCAACACCTACGCTATTGTCCCTGAAGTCAGCAAAGTTAATTTTAAGCCAGATTATAGAG TGCTAGTTCTTTACCAGGTTGACAAAGCAACAGAGAACATTCAGCACTTGATAAAATGGATAATGGACTGTTATACAGATGCTTGTAAAGTCATACTGTGCTGCGAAGATGATGTAGACATCCCAGAATCAGTGAAGAATCGCTGCAAAGTTATTGAAGTTGATGCTCCAGTAACTCATGAA ATCATGGAGGTTCTCATTCAGATAGCCAGAAAAGAGGACTTTGATCTACCTATGAACTTTGCAGCTAGGATTGCTGCCAAATCAAAGCAGAACCTGAGAAAAGCAATCATGGCTCTTGAAGCATGCAAAGCACACAA CTATCCTTTTGCTGATGATCAACCAATTCCATTTGGATGGGAAGAGGTCTTAGTAGAACTTGCAACAGAAATCCTAACAGATCCATCACCTAAGAG ATTGTTTTCAGTACGCGGAAAGCTTCAAAAGCTTCTTTTGGATTTTGTGCACCCCGAATTGATTCTTCTG AATCTCGTCGGACAATTCCTTAAAGGAGTGGAGGCCAGTTCAAGAAGGGAGCTTTATTATTGGCATGGATATTAT GATAAGAGGCTCCCAACAGGAACAAGTGCTTTGCTCAAATTAGAAG AATTTGTGGCCAAGTTCATGAGCATACACAGAAAGAGCTCTAGCAACTGTCAGTATGAGTGA
- the LOC110645342 gene encoding pheophytinase, chloroplastic-like has protein sequence MALVWSYHCNIHSHRAFHEVFASWSVALEGLQLGLQQWGCMNKLLLNSAGQFGNPNAESNKSEESILQKFVLKPLKEIFQRVVLGFLFWQAKQPARIESVLKSVYINTSNVDNYLVESITRPAADPNAGEVYYRLMTRFMLNQSKYTLDSALSQLRCPLLLLWDDLDPWVGPAKANRIKEFYPNTTLVNLQAGHCPHDEVPGLVNKALIDWLSSVTPRASIQTL, from the exons ATGGCTCTTGTGTGGTCATACCATTGTAACATCCATTCACATAGGGCATTCCATGAGGTTTTTGCCTCATGGTCTGTGG CCTTGGAGGGTTTACAACTTGGGTTGCAGCAGTGGGGTTGCATGAACAAGTTGTTACTAAATTCTGCTGGACAGTTTGGAAACCCAAATGCAGAATCCAACAAGTCTGAAGAATCAATCTTACAGAAATTTGTCCTGAAGCCGCTGAAGGAAATTTTCCAGCGTGTAGTTCTTGGATTTTTGTTTTGGCAAGCAAAGCAACCAGCTCGCATTGAATCTGTATTAAAGAGT GTGTATATAAATACTTCCAATGTGGATAACTATCTTGTAGAATCAATTACAAGACCAGCAGCTGATCCCAATGCTGGAGAAGTTTATTACAG ATTAATGACTCGGTTCATGTTGAATCAGAGCAAATACACTTTAGATAGTGCCTTAAGCCAACTGAGATGCCCATTGTTATTGCTGTGGGATGACTTAGATCCATGGGTTGGTCCTGCCAAGGCTAATCGAATCAAGGAGTTTTATCCAAATACTACTCTTGTGAACTTACAGGCTGGTCACTGCCCGCATGATGAAGTTCCAGGGCTTGTTAATAAAGCTTTAATTGATTGGTTGTCGTCTGTAACACCACGAGCCTCTATCCAGACACTGTAG